A window of the Phycicoccus sp. M110.8 genome harbors these coding sequences:
- a CDS encoding bifunctional glycosyltransferase family 2/GtrA family protein, translated as MTGQEPAAPVLDVVVPVHNEQHTVGACVRRLHAHLVQTFPYPFRITVADNASTDGTAEVARGLVAGLPGVALVELEQKGRGRALKQVWLASDAPILAYMDVDLSTDLDALWPLVAPLMSGHSDLAIGSRLARGARVVRGVKREVISRCYNLVLRGALGARFSDAQCGFKAIRADVAAELLPMVQDPTWFFDTELLVLAERSGLRIHEVPVDWYDDPDSRVDVVATALDDLRGVRRVRRDLRRGVLPVADVARRMGRFPVAGPAGAVGGGGAGDGGSADDGTGAAGTAVGGPLGAAVGGTWQQARRFAAVGLLCTVLHLGLFAALVHPVGSTQTANLVALLLATLVNTGLNRRWTFGVQGPGRLRHQAQGLVVFGLTWAMTAGALGLLHLVDAQPSTTVATAVLGVATGLSTLVRFVAMRSWMFRPAGITAPPGEALPSPGAAEALGTRTTAPALRH; from the coding sequence ATGACCGGCCAGGAGCCGGCGGCCCCCGTCCTCGACGTGGTCGTGCCGGTCCACAACGAGCAGCACACGGTGGGCGCGTGCGTCCGGCGGCTGCACGCGCACCTCGTGCAGACCTTCCCGTACCCCTTCCGGATCACGGTGGCGGACAACGCCAGCACCGACGGCACCGCCGAGGTGGCCCGGGGACTGGTCGCCGGGCTGCCCGGGGTGGCGCTGGTCGAGCTGGAGCAGAAGGGCCGCGGACGGGCGCTCAAGCAGGTGTGGCTGGCGTCGGACGCGCCGATCCTGGCGTACATGGACGTCGACCTGTCGACCGACCTCGACGCCCTCTGGCCGCTGGTCGCACCGTTGATGTCGGGGCACTCCGACCTCGCCATCGGCTCGCGGCTGGCGCGGGGGGCCCGGGTGGTCCGCGGGGTGAAGCGCGAGGTCATCTCGCGCTGCTACAACCTGGTGCTGAGGGGTGCGCTCGGCGCACGGTTCTCCGACGCGCAGTGCGGCTTCAAGGCGATCCGCGCGGACGTCGCGGCCGAGCTACTGCCGATGGTGCAGGACCCGACGTGGTTCTTCGACACCGAGCTGCTCGTGCTCGCGGAGCGGTCGGGTCTGCGGATCCACGAGGTGCCGGTCGACTGGTACGACGACCCGGACTCGCGGGTCGACGTCGTGGCCACGGCACTGGACGACCTGCGGGGCGTCCGGCGCGTCCGGCGCGACCTGCGGCGGGGCGTCCTCCCCGTCGCGGACGTGGCCCGGCGGATGGGTCGGTTCCCCGTGGCTGGGCCGGCGGGCGCGGTCGGCGGTGGCGGTGCGGGCGACGGTGGCAGTGCGGACGACGGGACGGGCGCGGCCGGCACGGCCGTGGGCGGGCCGCTCGGCGCGGCCGTGGGCGGGACGTGGCAGCAGGCGCGGCGGTTCGCCGCCGTCGGGTTGCTGTGCACCGTCCTGCACCTGGGCCTGTTCGCGGCGCTGGTCCACCCCGTCGGCTCGACGCAGACGGCCAACCTGGTGGCGCTGCTGCTCGCGACGCTCGTCAACACCGGCCTCAACCGGCGCTGGACGTTCGGCGTGCAGGGTCCCGGCCGGCTGCGCCACCAGGCCCAGGGGCTGGTGGTCTTCGGGCTCACCTGGGCGATGACGGCGGGCGCGCTGGGCCTGCTCCACCTCGTGGACGCGCAACCGTCCACCACCGTCGCCACGGCGGTGCTGGGGGTGGCGACCGGCCTGTCGACGCTGGTGCGGTTCGTGGCGATGCGGTCGTGGATGTTCCGGCCCGCGGGAATCACGGCCCCTCCCGGGGAGGCCCTTCCCAGCCCGGGCGCGGCCGAGGCCCTCGGCACGAGGACCACCGCGCCGGCACTGCGTCACTGA
- a CDS encoding HAMP domain-containing sensor histidine kinase produces the protein MSPVAAVGLARERIRPSTWSLSTKLVATVVGLFLVVTLATSALTVLLLRGYLEGRLDQDLRSSVVRLGGGPDDGDGDNHGRPPGAPPGGGGRFLTLTMSGGTVTGSRVVTGDTYGTLTDAQVRQIDGAGIGTSPQTLNVTGLGEYRLISRRTPTGTTVITGLPMSGVTETVSQVVTLVAAGTIIGFVVVSTGGLWLVRRNLAPLQRVAHTATSVSHLKLDSGDVALAQRVPDADTDPRTEVGQVGLALNSMLDNVEGALQARHESEQRVRQFVADASHELRTPLASIRGYAELSRREREPVPASVSHALARVESEALRMQGLVEDLLLLARLDAGRPLERKPVDLSLLAMDAVSDAHAAAPDHRWELDLPDEPIEVSGDQARLHQVVANLLANARTHTPAGTKVVTSVQPDDSWVRISVADDGPGIPESLQRHVFQRFTRGDDSRNRAAGSTGLGLSIVDAVAKSHGGRVELASRPGETRFSVLLPAG, from the coding sequence ATGAGCCCTGTTGCTGCCGTGGGCTTGGCCCGCGAGCGGATCCGCCCCTCGACCTGGTCGCTGAGCACCAAGCTCGTCGCGACCGTCGTCGGCCTCTTCCTCGTCGTCACGCTGGCGACGTCCGCGCTGACCGTGCTGCTGCTGCGCGGCTACCTCGAGGGCCGGCTCGACCAGGACCTGCGCTCCAGCGTGGTGCGCCTCGGCGGGGGCCCCGACGACGGCGACGGCGACAACCACGGGCGTCCGCCCGGCGCGCCGCCCGGCGGGGGCGGCCGGTTCCTGACCCTGACCATGTCGGGCGGGACCGTCACCGGCAGCCGCGTCGTCACCGGCGACACCTACGGCACCCTCACCGACGCCCAGGTCCGCCAGATCGACGGCGCCGGCATCGGCACGTCCCCGCAGACCCTCAACGTGACCGGCCTCGGCGAGTACCGCCTCATCTCCCGCCGGACCCCCACCGGCACCACCGTGATCACCGGGCTGCCCATGTCCGGGGTCACCGAGACGGTCAGCCAGGTCGTCACGCTCGTCGCGGCCGGCACCATCATCGGCTTCGTCGTGGTGTCCACCGGCGGGCTGTGGCTCGTGCGGCGCAACCTCGCCCCGCTGCAGCGAGTCGCCCACACCGCGACGAGCGTCTCGCACCTCAAGCTCGACTCCGGCGACGTCGCCCTCGCGCAGCGCGTGCCCGACGCCGACACCGACCCGCGCACGGAGGTCGGCCAGGTCGGGCTCGCCCTCAACAGCATGCTCGACAACGTCGAGGGCGCCCTGCAGGCGCGGCACGAGAGCGAGCAGAGGGTGCGGCAGTTCGTCGCCGATGCCTCGCACGAGCTGAGGACCCCGCTCGCCTCCATCCGCGGGTATGCCGAGCTGTCCCGTCGCGAGCGCGAGCCGGTGCCCGCGTCGGTGAGCCACGCGCTGGCGCGCGTGGAGTCCGAGGCGCTGCGGATGCAGGGCCTCGTCGAGGACCTGCTGCTGCTCGCCCGGCTCGACGCCGGACGCCCGCTGGAGCGCAAGCCGGTGGACCTGTCGCTGCTGGCCATGGACGCCGTGAGCGACGCGCACGCGGCGGCCCCGGACCACCGGTGGGAGCTCGACCTGCCCGACGAGCCCATCGAGGTGAGCGGCGACCAGGCGCGGCTGCACCAGGTCGTGGCGAACCTGCTCGCCAACGCCAGGACGCACACCCCGGCCGGCACCAAGGTCGTGACGTCGGTGCAGCCCGACGACTCGTGGGTGCGGATCAGCGTCGCCGACGACGGCCCCGGCATCCCGGAGTCGCTGCAGCGGCACGTGTTCCAGCGCTTCACCCGGGGTGACGACTCCCGCAACCGCGCCGCCGGCTCGACGGGCCTTGGCCTGTCGATCGTCGACGCCGTGGCGAAGTCGCACGGCGGCCGGGTCGAGCTCGCCAGCCGCCCGGGCGAGACCCGGTTCTCGGTGCTCCTGCCGGCCGGCTGA
- a CDS encoding maleylpyruvate isomerase family mycothiol-dependent enzyme: MRNDLPSADLSSRDLDFDDLLRLVDERSAAFRAAVEAAPDLGAQVPTCPEWTLLDLAEHIGTGRRAWAATVAAGPDATGKAAPADPTPAPRDRAALVEWLAESTRLLLDALAEAGPDRGCWTWWGDSQSPSTCGAVARHQLQEVAVHTYDAELTVHGAASLPADVALDGVEEFLATCNATTSAWPHAAATVDYVVTEGRAWRLHLSGDGARAERLAAPAGQGGPPEPADVSAHATASDVVLFMYGRRSVEQMPIDGNVEVFDQLIAWVPE, encoded by the coding sequence GTGCGCAACGACCTGCCCTCCGCCGACCTCTCCTCGCGGGACCTCGACTTCGACGACCTGCTGCGGCTGGTCGACGAGCGGTCCGCGGCGTTCCGTGCCGCGGTCGAGGCCGCGCCCGACCTCGGCGCCCAGGTGCCCACGTGCCCGGAGTGGACGCTGCTCGACCTGGCCGAGCACATCGGGACCGGCCGGCGGGCGTGGGCCGCGACCGTGGCAGCCGGCCCGGACGCGACCGGCAAGGCGGCCCCTGCCGACCCCACGCCGGCGCCGCGGGACCGCGCGGCCCTCGTGGAGTGGCTGGCGGAGTCGACCCGGCTGCTGCTCGACGCCCTCGCCGAGGCCGGCCCCGACCGCGGGTGCTGGACCTGGTGGGGCGACTCGCAGTCCCCGAGCACCTGCGGGGCCGTGGCCCGCCACCAGCTGCAGGAGGTGGCGGTCCACACGTACGACGCCGAGCTCACCGTCCACGGCGCGGCGTCGCTGCCCGCCGACGTGGCGCTCGACGGGGTCGAGGAGTTCCTGGCGACCTGCAACGCGACGACGAGCGCGTGGCCGCACGCCGCGGCGACCGTCGACTACGTCGTGACCGAGGGGCGCGCGTGGCGGCTGCACCTGTCCGGCGACGGTGCCCGCGCCGAGCGACTGGCCGCACCGGCCGGACAGGGCGGGCCGCCGGAGCCTGCGGACGTCTCGGCCCACGCCACGGCCTCCGACGTCGTCCTCTTCATGTACGGCCGCAGGAGCGTCGAGCAGATGCCGATCGACGGCAACGTCGAGGTGTTCGACCAGCTGATCGCCTGGGTCCCCGAGTAG
- a CDS encoding glycosyltransferase family 39 protein: MDTMTLHRTADAGASSVLPPTTARAGAPGTPSRIRRLWRGPQADPTWARPALLGLLLATALFYLYGLTANGYANSFYSAAVQAGSESWKAFFYGSSDAGNSITVDKPPAALWVMALSVRLLGLSSFSILLPEVLMGVATVGVVYATVKRYWGAAAGLLSGTVMALTPVAVLMFRFNNPDALLVLLMALGAWATLRSIERGSARWFVLVGVLIGLGFLTKALQVLLVVPAFGLAYLLFADTTLRRRITGSLAGTAAMVLSAGWWVAIVQLVPASMRPYIGGSQDNSFLSVTFGYNGLGRISGNETGSVGGGNGWGATGITRMFSSSIGGQISWLIPSALVLLGVGLWLRGRAPRTDLRRAAYVVWGGWLLVTAVTFSFMAGIFHEYYTVALAPAVAALVGMGAAEAWEHRRRPVGSVTLAVATAAAATWSFILLSRTDWSSVLRVGVLALGMASAFLLLAITQLHRRAVPLVVAGAIVAALAGPAAYSIDTVRTAHTGSIVTAGPSTGRGGPGGGGPGGNGGPPQGLGGPAGTQGGTTQGGTTTQGTVPRGTTGGTTGQARGGMGGLLDASTPSTEVVAALSANASSYRWVAAAIGSQNAAGLQLGTGLPVMAIGGFNGSDPSPTLAQFQQYVASGQIHYFLASSGGMGGGPGGMGGSGTGSQISQWVQANYTQVSIGGQTFYDLTQPLTSTGGTASTTTQAS; the protein is encoded by the coding sequence ATGGACACCATGACCCTCCACCGCACCGCGGACGCGGGAGCCTCCTCCGTGCTGCCGCCCACGACAGCCCGGGCCGGCGCGCCCGGCACGCCCTCGAGGATCCGCCGGCTGTGGCGGGGTCCCCAGGCCGACCCGACGTGGGCCCGGCCCGCCCTGCTCGGCCTGCTCCTGGCGACGGCCCTGTTCTACCTCTACGGCCTGACGGCGAACGGCTACGCGAACTCGTTCTACTCCGCGGCCGTCCAGGCCGGCAGCGAGAGCTGGAAGGCGTTCTTCTACGGCTCCTCCGATGCCGGCAACTCGATCACCGTCGACAAGCCGCCGGCCGCCCTGTGGGTGATGGCCCTGTCCGTGCGGCTGCTCGGCCTCAGCTCGTTCAGCATCCTGCTCCCCGAGGTCCTGATGGGCGTGGCCACCGTCGGCGTCGTGTACGCCACGGTGAAGCGCTACTGGGGCGCTGCGGCGGGCCTGCTCTCCGGCACGGTGATGGCCCTGACGCCGGTGGCCGTACTGATGTTCCGGTTCAACAACCCGGATGCCCTCCTCGTGCTGCTCATGGCGCTCGGTGCCTGGGCGACGCTGCGGTCGATCGAGCGCGGCTCGGCGCGGTGGTTCGTCCTCGTCGGCGTCCTCATCGGCCTGGGCTTCCTGACCAAGGCGCTGCAGGTGCTGCTCGTCGTCCCGGCGTTCGGCCTGGCCTACCTCCTGTTCGCAGACACCACCCTGCGGCGACGCATCACCGGCTCCCTCGCCGGGACCGCCGCCATGGTGCTGTCGGCCGGCTGGTGGGTCGCGATCGTCCAGCTCGTCCCTGCCAGCATGCGGCCCTACATCGGCGGCTCGCAGGACAACTCGTTCCTGTCGGTCACCTTCGGCTACAACGGCCTGGGCCGGATCAGCGGCAACGAGACCGGCTCGGTCGGCGGTGGGAACGGGTGGGGCGCCACCGGCATCACGCGGATGTTCTCCAGCTCCATCGGCGGGCAGATCTCGTGGCTCATCCCCTCCGCGCTCGTCCTGCTCGGCGTCGGCCTGTGGCTGCGCGGCCGGGCCCCGCGCACGGACCTGCGCCGCGCGGCCTACGTCGTGTGGGGCGGCTGGCTGCTCGTGACGGCAGTGACCTTCTCCTTCATGGCGGGCATCTTCCACGAGTACTACACGGTGGCCCTGGCGCCCGCCGTCGCCGCCCTCGTCGGCATGGGTGCGGCCGAGGCCTGGGAGCACCGGCGCCGACCGGTCGGGTCGGTGACCCTCGCCGTCGCCACTGCTGCCGCTGCCACGTGGTCCTTCATCCTGCTCTCGCGCACCGACTGGTCCAGCGTGCTGCGGGTGGGCGTCCTGGCGCTCGGGATGGCGAGCGCGTTCCTGCTCCTGGCCATCACCCAGCTGCACCGCCGGGCGGTGCCCCTGGTCGTGGCCGGGGCGATCGTCGCTGCGCTCGCCGGCCCCGCGGCATACAGCATCGACACGGTGCGCACGGCGCACACCGGCTCCATCGTGACCGCCGGCCCGAGCACGGGCCGCGGTGGTCCCGGAGGGGGCGGGCCCGGCGGCAACGGCGGCCCGCCGCAGGGCCTCGGCGGCCCCGCCGGCACGCAGGGCGGTACCACCCAGGGCGGCACGACGACCCAGGGGACCGTCCCCCGCGGCACGACGGGCGGCACCACCGGCCAGGCACGTGGTGGCATGGGCGGCCTGCTCGACGCCTCGACGCCGTCGACCGAGGTCGTGGCGGCCCTGTCAGCGAACGCCTCGTCCTACCGCTGGGTGGCCGCGGCCATCGGGTCGCAGAACGCGGCCGGCCTGCAGCTCGGCACGGGTCTACCGGTCATGGCCATCGGCGGCTTCAACGGCAGCGACCCCTCGCCCACCCTGGCGCAGTTCCAGCAGTACGTCGCCTCGGGGCAGATCCACTACTTCCTCGCAAGCAGCGGCGGCATGGGCGGCGGGCCCGGCGGGATGGGTGGCTCGGGCACCGGGTCGCAGATCTCCCAGTGGGTGCAGGCCAACTACACGCAGGTGAGCATCGGCGGCCAGACCTTCTACGACCTGACCCAGCCGCTGACCTCCACCGGTGGCACGGCGTCGACCACCACCCAGGCGTCGTGA
- a CDS encoding response regulator transcription factor, with protein sequence MNTQQQTNPRLQRLDGSPVRVLVVDDESNLTELLSMALRYEGWEVRTAANGQQAVRVAREFQPDAVALDMMLPDFDGLEVLRRMRGDNANIPVLFLTAKDAVEDRVAGLTAGGDDYVTKPFSLEEVVARLRALMRRTAVVADESSSMLVVGDLTMDEDSHEVTRGGEQVQLTATEFELLRYLMRNPKRVLSKAQILDRVWNYDFGGQANVVELYISYLRKKIDAGREPMIHTMRGVGYVLKPTS encoded by the coding sequence ATGAACACGCAGCAGCAGACGAACCCGCGCCTCCAGCGCCTCGACGGCTCACCGGTGCGGGTCCTCGTCGTCGACGACGAGAGCAACCTCACCGAGCTGCTCTCGATGGCGCTGCGGTACGAGGGGTGGGAGGTGCGCACCGCCGCCAACGGCCAGCAGGCCGTGCGGGTCGCGCGCGAGTTCCAGCCCGACGCGGTCGCCCTCGACATGATGCTGCCCGACTTCGACGGCCTCGAGGTGCTGCGCCGGATGCGCGGCGACAACGCCAACATCCCTGTCCTGTTCCTCACCGCCAAGGACGCGGTGGAGGACCGGGTCGCGGGGCTGACCGCCGGCGGCGACGACTACGTCACCAAGCCGTTCAGCCTCGAGGAGGTCGTCGCCCGGCTGCGCGCCCTCATGCGCCGCACCGCCGTCGTCGCGGACGAGTCGTCCTCGATGCTCGTCGTCGGCGACCTCACCATGGACGAGGACAGCCACGAGGTCACCCGTGGCGGCGAGCAGGTCCAGCTCACCGCCACCGAGTTCGAGCTGCTGCGCTACCTCATGCGCAACCCCAAGCGGGTGCTGTCCAAGGCGCAGATCCTCGACCGCGTCTGGAACTACGACTTCGGCGGCCAGGCGAACGTCGTCGAGCTCTACATCTCCTACCTGCGCAAGAAGATCGACGCCGGTCGCGAGCCCATGATCCACACCATGCGCGGCGTCGGGTACGTCCTCAAGCCCACGTCATGA